ATCTTCAGAATTATAGATAGTACCCATAATTTTATAAAATCTTATTTTTCCTTCAGTTGATTTTAATGGTTTTAAAGGTGTTGATACAGATATAAGATTAGTAAATAAACACTCAATCATTACATCATAATTCATGGTAAATATAGCTTCAAAGTATCCTGAATTAAAGATATCACTATATATTTCAACATTCTTATGATGTTTTAAATCAAAAATTTCTCTGATGTGCTTTATTAATCCCTTTTTTGAATTTATTACTGCATCAAGATAAGTTTGAGATGTTTCAGCTAAAGAATTTATATTTCTAATATAGCCTTTAGCTGACTGTTTGATATCAGACAGAACAGATTCGGCTATTTCAAGTCTTGTTGGGTAACCAGTGATTTTACTTAGAAAATCCCCAGTAAAAAGATTCAATTTTTGATCTTTTTCAAACTTATCAAAAAAGTTTTTCATGGTATCACCTACCTTGTTAGTTAGTTGTTCTATCACTATTAGTATAACTTAAATTGACTAATTTAACAACAAAAAAATTTCAAAAAGTCAAGAAAAAAACACTTAATTCAAAAACTATAAAAAATTCGATAAAAAAAAGGAAATAGTAAAGTAAAACTTGAATTATTAATTAGAAAAATATTAAAAAAAATGCTATTATTTTATGTATAGAGGTGGTTGAATGAATTTGATTATTACTTTTTTTAAAGATTATATAGCAATCATAAATATGATGTTTATTATTATCATTATTTTGATTGAACGGAAAAAACCTGTATATACACTTTTTTGGATAACAATACTTGTACTTGCTCCGTATTTAGGATTTATAGCTTATTTATTTTTTGGGCTTAGTTTTCAAAAGAAAAGAGTGGTAAATCAATTTTATAAATGGAAATTTATCCACAGCAAAAAACTTATTAAATCTTCAGAAAGGGCTGATTTGTTAAGATGGAAACAATTAATTTCCTATCTTGAAGTATCTTCAAAAAATAAATTGACTACTCTTAATTCAATGAAAATATTTACTGAGGGAAATCAATTTTTTAAAAGCATGATAAATGATTTGAAAAAAGCAGAAAAAACTATATATATGGAATACTATATATTCAAATATGATGAAATAGGGAAATCTATAGTTGATATTCTCATTCAAAAGGCAAAAGAAGGAATAGATATAAAAATAATAGTAGATGAAGCTGGTGGTACCAGTCGAAAAATGATCAGAAAAATGAAAGAAAACAAGATAGATGTAGAAATATTTTTTCCTTCACACTTTCCATTTTTAAAAATAGCTAATTTAAGGGCAAACTACAGAGATCATAGAAAATTATGTATTGTTGACAGTAAATTGGGATATATAGGTGGATTCAATATAGGAGATGAATATCTAGGTAAAGGCAAATTAGGCTATTGGAGAGATACAGCTGTAAGAGCTTTTGGAGAGGTGGCACTTGAACTTGAAAAAGAATTTTTCTTTTCATGGGAGATAGTGAAGAAAGAACATATAGGATATGAAGAAAAGAAATATCAATATGAAAGAGAAGCTATACAGGAAGTAATAAAAGATAGAGGAAAATATTCTGGATATGCTCAAGTAGTCAGCAGTGGACCAAATTATCAATTTAGAACTATGAGGGATACATTCTTAAAAATAATAATGGAAGCCAAAAATTACATCTATATACAGACTCCATATTTTGTTCCTGATGATGCAGTTTTAGAAGCATTGAAGATAGCAGCCATGTCAGGAGTCCATATAAAAATAATGATACCAGATAAACCAGATCATTTTTTTATCTATTGGGTAAATCAGTATTTTGTAGGAGAGCTTTTGGATTTAGGGGTAAAGGTATATAAATATAATAAAGGTTTTCTTCACAGTAAAATGGTTATGGCTGACAGTGAAATAGTGAGTGTAGGAACTGCAAATTTTGATAATAGAAGTTTTTATCAGAATTTTGAAATAAATATAAACATATATGAAAAAGATGTAGCAGAGGAATTTAGAGAAATATTCTACAGAGATATGAAAACCAGCAATAAAATATTAAGAAGTGAGTATAGCAATAGGGGATATTATATCAAATTTAAAGAATCAATATGTCGTCTGCTTGCTCCTATATTATAAAAACATTCATTAAAAGAATGATAAAATTCTCAATGAATGCTTTTTTAATAATTAATTAATTTTTAATATAAATTATAATTTTAAAAATAAAATAGAAGATTTAGATAGGAAATAAAAGTTGTGTATAATTAACAGGCAAATAAAAGATGTCAGAAAGGGATGAAATAAATGGAGATAAGAGTATTAAAATATTTT
This Fusobacterium sp. DNA region includes the following protein-coding sequences:
- a CDS encoding SIR2 family protein — translated: MKNFFDKFEKDQKLNLFTGDFLSKITGYPTRLEIAESVLSDIKQSAKGYIRNINSLAETSQTYLDAVINSKKGLIKHIREIFDLKHHKNVEIYSDIFNSGYFEAIFTMNYDVMIECLFTNLISVSTPLKPLKSTEGKIRFYKIMGTIYNSEDLFLTSQDIRKLKRLEFYKDFFNDLSLELSSRPTLFLGVDLKDPDFLNMLDYLLSMIKNNEQPVYVVTSTSIIDPKVTDFINKYNIKLTTLSEKELLANLHTVIDTDGDDVLKKKLVR
- the cls gene encoding cardiolipin synthase, with protein sequence MNLIITFFKDYIAIINMMFIIIIILIERKKPVYTLFWITILVLAPYLGFIAYLFFGLSFQKKRVVNQFYKWKFIHSKKLIKSSERADLLRWKQLISYLEVSSKNKLTTLNSMKIFTEGNQFFKSMINDLKKAEKTIYMEYYIFKYDEIGKSIVDILIQKAKEGIDIKIIVDEAGGTSRKMIRKMKENKIDVEIFFPSHFPFLKIANLRANYRDHRKLCIVDSKLGYIGGFNIGDEYLGKGKLGYWRDTAVRAFGEVALELEKEFFFSWEIVKKEHIGYEEKKYQYEREAIQEVIKDRGKYSGYAQVVSSGPNYQFRTMRDTFLKIIMEAKNYIYIQTPYFVPDDAVLEALKIAAMSGVHIKIMIPDKPDHFFIYWVNQYFVGELLDLGVKVYKYNKGFLHSKMVMADSEIVSVGTANFDNRSFYQNFEININIYEKDVAEEFREIFYRDMKTSNKILRSEYSNRGYYIKFKESICRLLAPIL